A genome region from Pseudanabaena sp. Chao 1811 includes the following:
- the sufB gene encoding Fe-S cluster assembly protein SufB, translated as MTATVQALVNQPYKYGFVTSIESDTIPRGLSEDVVRMISAKKNEPEYMLEFRLKAYRQWLKMQEPTWAHVDYPAIDYQDIVYYSAPKQSKKKASLDEVDPELLDTFEKLGISLSEQKRLANVAVDAIFDSVSVATTFKKDLAKVGVIFCSISEAMHEYPELIKKYLGSVVPIADNYFSALNAAVFSDGSFVYIPKGVKCPMDLSTYFRINNGDSGQFERTLIVAEEGSYVSYLEGCTAPMFDTNQLHAAVVELVALDDAEIKYSTVQNWYAGDKNGKGGIYNFVTKRGLCQGKNSKISWTQVETGSAITWKYPSCVLVGENSVGEFYSVALTNNKQQADTGSKMVHIGKNTRSKIVSKGISAGGSQNSYRGLVKISPKAEGARNYSQCDSMLIGDCSQANTFPYIQVQNNTARVEHEASTSKIGEEQLFYFQQRGIAVEDAVSMIISGFCKEVFNALPMEFAVEADKLLALKLENSVG; from the coding sequence ATGACTGCAACGGTTCAAGCACTTGTCAACCAACCATACAAATACGGATTTGTTACGTCTATTGAGTCGGATACGATTCCTCGCGGGCTTAGCGAAGATGTCGTCCGCATGATTTCGGCTAAGAAAAATGAGCCAGAATATATGCTGGAATTTCGCCTCAAAGCGTATCGCCAATGGTTAAAGATGCAAGAACCGACTTGGGCGCATGTGGATTATCCTGCGATCGATTACCAAGATATCGTTTACTATTCCGCACCAAAGCAGTCCAAGAAAAAGGCAAGTCTCGATGAAGTCGATCCCGAATTGCTCGATACCTTTGAGAAATTAGGTATTTCCCTATCAGAGCAAAAGCGCCTCGCCAATGTTGCCGTTGACGCAATCTTTGACAGCGTTTCCGTCGCAACTACCTTTAAAAAAGATTTAGCCAAAGTCGGTGTAATTTTCTGCTCGATCTCGGAAGCGATGCATGAATACCCCGAACTAATCAAAAAATATTTAGGAAGCGTTGTCCCGATCGCTGATAACTACTTCTCGGCACTGAACGCCGCCGTATTTAGCGATGGTTCCTTCGTCTACATCCCCAAAGGTGTGAAATGCCCCATGGACTTGTCCACCTATTTCCGCATTAATAATGGCGATTCTGGTCAGTTCGAGCGTACCCTCATCGTTGCCGAAGAAGGTAGCTATGTGAGCTATCTCGAAGGCTGTACTGCGCCAATGTTTGATACCAATCAACTGCACGCCGCAGTTGTGGAATTAGTCGCCCTAGATGATGCCGAAATCAAATATTCCACCGTGCAGAACTGGTACGCTGGCGATAAAAATGGCAAGGGTGGAATCTATAACTTCGTGACCAAGCGTGGCTTGTGCCAAGGCAAGAATTCCAAAATCTCTTGGACGCAGGTAGAAACAGGCTCGGCAATCACTTGGAAATATCCTAGCTGTGTCTTAGTCGGCGAAAATTCCGTTGGAGAGTTTTACTCGGTTGCGCTTACCAATAATAAGCAACAAGCTGATACTGGCTCCAAAATGGTACATATCGGCAAAAACACCCGCAGCAAAATCGTTTCTAAGGGTATTTCCGCAGGTGGCTCCCAAAATAGCTATCGTGGCTTAGTGAAGATTTCACCAAAAGCAGAAGGCGCAAGAAATTATTCTCAATGTGACTCGATGCTGATCGGTGATTGCTCACAGGCGAATACTTTCCCCTATATCCAAGTCCAAAATAATACCGCCAGAGTCGAGCATGAAGCATCTACTTCCAAGATTGGTGAAGAACAACTCTTCTATTTCCAACAACGCGGTATCGCGGTAGAAGATGCCGTCTCCATGATTATTAGCGGCTTCTGTAAGGAAGTATTTAACGCTTTGCCGATGGAGTTTGCAGTGGAAGCAGATAAGCTTTTGGCTTTGAAGTTAGAGAATAGTGTTGGATAG
- the sufR gene encoding iron-sulfur cluster biosynthesis transcriptional regulator SufR produces the protein MKTPIGVAEINTPDLELAQLDHKLDKSVGKSDAKPETKHDTKQDILQHLLKRGEVTAQDLADRLDISPQAIRKHLKDLEAEGLIYHTAEQVGMGRPQFIYALTVAGRDRFPDSYNQFAVNFLDTLIDTLGKEQVSEVLQKQWQRKAQNYKSQLGGGSLKQRLEKLAEIRRSEGYVTEWFPVEGNSQDQQSFIFTEYNCAIAHVAESFPSVCGHELEMFATVLDCPVERTHWMVNGEHRCGYLIQELANSC, from the coding sequence ATGAAAACTCCCATCGGCGTTGCTGAGATAAATACACCAGACTTAGAACTAGCGCAACTAGATCATAAGTTAGATAAAAGCGTGGGTAAAAGCGATGCCAAGCCTGAAACTAAACATGACACTAAGCAAGATATTTTGCAGCATTTGCTTAAACGGGGCGAAGTGACCGCTCAAGATTTAGCAGATCGTCTAGATATTAGTCCCCAAGCAATTCGGAAGCATTTAAAGGATTTAGAGGCTGAGGGGCTAATCTATCACACTGCTGAGCAGGTGGGCATGGGCAGACCACAGTTTATCTATGCTTTGACGGTGGCGGGACGCGATCGCTTTCCCGATAGCTATAACCAGTTTGCCGTAAATTTCTTAGATACGCTGATCGATACGTTGGGCAAAGAGCAAGTATCTGAGGTGTTGCAAAAGCAGTGGCAACGCAAGGCGCAAAATTATAAATCGCAACTTGGAGGAGGTTCGCTAAAGCAAAGACTAGAGAAATTAGCCGAAATCCGCCGTTCCGAAGGCTATGTAACGGAGTGGTTTCCCGTAGAAGGGAATAGTCAAGACCAGCAAAGTTTTATTTTTACGGAATATAATTGCGCGATCGCCCATGTGGCGGAATCTTTTCCCAGCGTTTGCGGACATGAATTAGAAATGTTTGCTACAGTTCTCGATTGTCCAGTGGAGCGAACTCACTGGATGGTCAATGGCGAACATCGTTGTGGTTATTTGATTCAGGAACTAGCTAATAGCTGTTAG
- the sufC gene encoding Fe-S cluster assembly ATPase SufC, protein MIVENSEVILSVKDLTAEVDGVQILKGLNLEIKSGEVHAIMGPNGSGKSTFSKVLAGHPAYTVTGGEIWYKGKNLLDLEPEIRSREGIFLAFQYPLEIPGVTNSDFLRLSYNNLRKHKGLEELDIIDFDDFIQEKLEIVEMNPSFLSRSVNEGFSGGEKKRNEILQMAILDPTLAILDETDSGLDIDALRIVAGGVNKLSTPHNSSLVITHYQRLLNYIIPDFIHVMENGKIILTGGKDLALELEEKGYDWLKEEEAVLA, encoded by the coding sequence ATGATTGTTGAAAATAGTGAAGTAATTTTATCGGTCAAGGATTTGACTGCGGAAGTGGATGGAGTCCAGATTCTTAAAGGACTAAATCTCGAAATTAAGTCTGGTGAAGTCCATGCGATTATGGGACCTAATGGCTCTGGTAAAAGCACTTTCTCCAAAGTATTAGCGGGACATCCTGCCTATACCGTCACAGGTGGCGAGATTTGGTATAAGGGCAAAAATCTCTTAGATTTAGAACCCGAAATTAGATCTAGAGAAGGCATATTTTTAGCTTTTCAATATCCACTGGAAATCCCAGGGGTGACAAATTCTGATTTCTTAAGATTGTCCTATAACAATTTGCGAAAGCATAAGGGGTTAGAAGAGTTAGATATTATTGATTTTGATGACTTCATTCAAGAAAAGTTAGAGATTGTGGAAATGAATCCATCATTCTTGAGCCGTAGCGTCAATGAAGGATTTTCAGGTGGTGAAAAGAAGCGCAATGAAATCTTGCAAATGGCAATTCTTGATCCGACTTTAGCAATTTTAGATGAAACGGATTCAGGGTTAGATATTGATGCTTTGCGGATTGTGGCGGGTGGTGTGAATAAGCTCTCCACACCTCATAATTCTTCTCTCGTAATTACCCACTATCAGCGCTTGCTCAATTACATTATTCCTGACTTCATTCATGTGATGGAAAATGGCAAGATCATTCTCACGGGTGGTAAGGACTTGGCGCTAGAGCTAGAAGAGAAAGGCTATGACTGGCTCAAAGAAGAAGAGGCGGTGTTGGCATAA
- the ruvC gene encoding crossover junction endodeoxyribonuclease RuvC: MKILGIDPGLAIVGFGLIEVEKPASPKLLEFGTIVTPKQTPIGDRLKTIYEDMHTLIEQFQPQVVGMEKLFFYRMGNLVNVAQARGVIVLVLNQHNIEPIEFSPPQIKQALTGHGNADKTDVQEAVKRELGLDSIPRPDDAADAIAAALTCWLING, translated from the coding sequence ATGAAAATCTTAGGAATTGATCCAGGCTTAGCAATTGTTGGATTTGGCTTAATCGAAGTAGAAAAACCTGCTTCCCCCAAACTATTAGAATTTGGCACGATCGTTACACCCAAGCAGACACCAATTGGCGATCGCCTGAAAACTATTTATGAGGACATGCACACGCTGATTGAACAATTTCAACCTCAGGTGGTGGGGATGGAAAAATTGTTCTTTTATCGAATGGGCAACTTAGTAAATGTGGCTCAAGCGCGAGGGGTAATTGTGTTAGTTCTCAATCAGCACAATATTGAACCGATTGAGTTTTCGCCACCACAGATTAAGCAAGCATTAACAGGGCATGGCAATGCTGATAAAACTGATGTACAGGAGGCGGTAAAGCGGGAATTAGGGCTAGATAGTATTCCCCGTCCTGATGATGCTGCCGATGCGATCGCCGCCGCTTTAACTTGTTGGCTTATTAATGGTTAA
- the gyrB gene encoding DNA topoisomerase (ATP-hydrolyzing) subunit B, translated as MPEIVTETYNANQIQVLEGLEAVRKRPGMYIGTTGPKGLHHLVFEVVDNSVDEALAGHCDRILVELLPDGSVQVSDNGRGIPTDTHPKTGKSALETVLTVLHAGGKFGDGGYKVSGGLHGVGISVVNALSEWVEVSVWRLEKVYKQRYERGFPVTELIASPSEEAQPRRGTQVRFKPDSQIFTTQTEFEYDILASRLKELAYLNAGVKIEFCDRRGEELRTDIYCYEGGIREYVAYMTRDKEPIHPDIIYVNGERDNVVVEVALQWCIDSYNDNVLGFANNIRTIDGGTHLEGLKTVLTRTMNATARRLKKIKEGESNLAGENVREGLTAVISVKVTDPEFEGQTKTKLGNTEVRGIVDSFVGEVLNEYLEFHPAVATSIIEKALQAFNAAEAARRARELVRRKSALESSTLPGKLADCSSRDPKESEIFIVEGDSAGGCFDGDTLVALVDGRNISFKQLVEEEKAGKQNFCYTIRNDGTIGVEQIINARITKRNAEVIRVTLDNGEQLVCTPDHPFMLRDRTYKAAAELAVDDSLMPLYRRLSSKADKSITIDGYEMVWNPKSDGWLFTHVIADWYNRYQGVYQVEDGDHCHHVDFNKLNNNPTNLQRLPKLDHLQLHQVHIAQTLHRPEVIEKCRQLKTTEEFRDRMSQRMQEPATREILSQQAKAQWEDADYKAYMTAKWREFYESNPDYQTQNQQQLDRSQREYWSNPEHRQQQSTRTKEFFAQNPEARQRLSEIAQQQWQNPDLIDWRRVKTQEQWTDTFRAKRKAALQQTYYRKTLAALKQIAVENGCLDLDAYRAYRIDTRDKSLLKFETFCDRYFEGNSELAVEAVTNYNHRIVKVEKLSERIDVYDIEVPNSHNFALASGVFVHNSAKQGRDRHYQAILPLRGKVLNIERADDSKIYKNNEIQALITGCGLGIKGEDFNEAQLRYHKIILLADADVDGAHIRTLLLTFFYRYQRELLDRGFIYIGCPPLYKVERGKNHTYCYTDRDLQELIASFPPNANYSIQRFKGLGEMMPQQLWETTMNPATRSLKRLTIEDAAEADRIFTILMGDKVAPRREFIETYGSKLGLADLDI; from the coding sequence ATGCCTGAGATCGTTACAGAAACTTATAATGCCAATCAGATCCAAGTACTAGAAGGTCTAGAAGCAGTTCGTAAGCGACCTGGGATGTATATCGGTACAACAGGACCAAAAGGATTACATCACCTTGTTTTTGAAGTCGTTGACAACAGCGTTGATGAAGCCCTTGCAGGACATTGCGATCGCATTTTAGTTGAGCTTTTACCCGATGGCTCCGTACAGGTCTCCGATAATGGACGCGGCATCCCAACCGATACTCATCCGAAAACTGGAAAATCTGCCCTCGAAACCGTACTCACCGTTCTCCATGCAGGTGGAAAGTTCGGCGATGGTGGTTACAAAGTATCAGGTGGCTTACATGGTGTCGGTATTTCTGTAGTTAATGCCCTCTCCGAATGGGTAGAGGTCTCCGTATGGCGACTAGAAAAAGTCTATAAGCAACGATATGAAAGGGGCTTTCCTGTCACAGAATTAATCGCTAGCCCAAGCGAAGAAGCTCAACCCCGACGAGGTACACAGGTACGTTTCAAGCCTGATTCGCAAATTTTTACCACCCAAACTGAATTTGAATACGATATTCTCGCGAGCCGACTCAAAGAGCTTGCCTACCTCAATGCTGGCGTAAAAATTGAATTTTGCGATCGCCGAGGTGAAGAACTTCGCACCGATATCTATTGTTATGAAGGTGGTATTCGCGAATATGTCGCCTACATGACTCGCGACAAAGAACCTATTCACCCTGACATTATCTATGTAAATGGTGAACGCGATAACGTTGTTGTTGAAGTCGCATTGCAATGGTGTATTGATTCCTACAATGACAACGTTCTTGGCTTTGCGAATAACATCCGCACAATTGACGGTGGAACTCACTTAGAAGGACTGAAAACCGTTCTTACGCGCACGATGAATGCTACGGCTCGGAGACTCAAAAAGATCAAAGAGGGCGAATCAAATCTCGCTGGGGAAAATGTCCGAGAAGGTTTAACGGCAGTAATTTCCGTTAAGGTTACTGATCCAGAATTTGAAGGTCAAACTAAAACTAAGCTAGGTAATACGGAAGTACGCGGTATTGTTGATTCCTTCGTTGGTGAAGTTCTCAATGAATATCTAGAGTTCCATCCTGCGGTTGCTACTTCAATTATCGAAAAAGCACTACAAGCTTTTAATGCGGCTGAAGCTGCCCGTCGCGCCCGTGAACTAGTTCGACGCAAATCTGCTTTGGAGTCTTCCACTTTACCGGGAAAGCTTGCCGACTGTAGTTCTCGCGATCCCAAAGAATCCGAAATCTTCATTGTTGAGGGAGACTCCGCAGGCGGCTGTTTTGATGGTGATACCCTCGTTGCCCTAGTAGACGGACGCAATATTAGTTTCAAGCAATTGGTAGAAGAAGAAAAGGCTGGTAAGCAAAACTTCTGTTACACGATTCGTAACGATGGCACGATTGGAGTTGAGCAGATTATCAATGCCAGAATTACTAAGCGAAATGCAGAGGTAATTCGTGTCACTTTAGATAATGGTGAGCAGCTAGTTTGTACACCTGATCATCCTTTCATGCTTCGCGATCGCACTTACAAAGCCGCCGCCGAACTCGCGGTTGATGATTCATTAATGCCTCTCTATCGCAGGCTGTCTAGTAAAGCTGATAAGAGCATCACCATCGATGGATATGAAATGGTATGGAATCCCAAATCCGATGGCTGGTTATTCACGCACGTGATCGCAGATTGGTATAACCGTTATCAAGGTGTTTACCAAGTCGAAGATGGGGATCATTGTCATCATGTTGATTTTAATAAACTGAATAATAATCCAACTAATCTCCAACGTTTGCCAAAGTTAGATCATTTGCAATTGCATCAAGTTCACATTGCCCAAACCTTACATCGTCCTGAAGTCATCGAAAAATGCCGTCAATTAAAAACTACGGAAGAATTTCGCGATCGCATGAGTCAGAGAATGCAAGAACCTGCAACTAGAGAAATTCTCTCGCAACAGGCAAAGGCACAGTGGGAAGATGCCGATTACAAAGCCTATATGACTGCGAAGTGGCGTGAATTTTATGAGAGCAATCCTGATTATCAAACACAAAATCAGCAGCAGTTAGATCGGTCTCAGCGAGAATATTGGAGTAATCCTGAACATCGTCAGCAGCAATCTACAAGAACAAAAGAATTTTTTGCCCAAAACCCTGAAGCAAGACAACGCTTATCAGAAATTGCACAGCAACAATGGCAAAATCCTGATCTGATCGATTGGCGACGTGTAAAAACTCAAGAGCAATGGACAGATACCTTTAGAGCAAAACGTAAGGCTGCTTTACAACAAACCTATTACCGCAAAACCTTAGCTGCTCTTAAGCAGATTGCAGTTGAGAATGGTTGTCTTGATTTAGATGCCTATCGTGCTTATCGCATTGATACTCGCGATAAATCTCTACTCAAGTTTGAGACATTTTGCGATCGCTATTTTGAAGGTAATTCCGAACTTGCAGTTGAGGCAGTTACTAATTACAATCATCGCATTGTCAAGGTTGAGAAACTAAGCGAGCGTATTGATGTTTATGACATCGAAGTGCCAAATAGCCACAATTTTGCCCTTGCTAGTGGTGTATTTGTACATAACAGTGCTAAGCAAGGACGCGATCGCCATTATCAAGCAATCCTGCCATTGCGCGGTAAAGTTCTCAATATCGAGCGAGCCGATGATAGCAAGATCTATAAAAACAATGAAATCCAAGCCTTAATTACAGGCTGTGGTCTTGGTATTAAAGGTGAAGACTTTAACGAAGCCCAACTTCGCTATCACAAAATTATCTTGCTGGCTGATGCGGATGTGGATGGAGCGCACATTCGGACATTGCTCTTGACCTTCTTCTATCGCTATCAAAGAGAACTACTCGATCGCGGCTTTATCTATATCGGTTGTCCTCCACTCTATAAGGTGGAGCGCGGTAAAAACCATACCTATTGCTATACCGATCGCGATTTGCAGGAGCTAATAGCTTCTTTCCCTCCTAATGCCAACTACAGCATTCAGCGCTTCAAAGGTTTAGGTGAAATGATGCCGCAACAGCTATGGGAAACGACCATGAACCCTGCCACGCGATCGCTGAAACGTCTCACCATTGAAGATGCTGCGGAAGCTGATCGGATCTTCACAATCTTAATGGGTGATAAAGTTGCCCCACGCCGCGAATTTATTGAGACCTATGGCTCAAAATTAGGACTTGCAGATCTAGATATCTAA
- a CDS encoding DUF4189 domain-containing protein, producing MKKYLGFIAATFLLAEGFGVGAALADDKYGAVATGSDGSYGYAYNYNSKDAAIDAALSQCGDTCTTKVWFANACGAVAKGGGATGWAWNASETAAKDNAVASCYDYGGSSCEVVVWACTDR from the coding sequence ATGAAAAAATACCTAGGATTTATTGCAGCTACTTTTCTTTTGGCTGAGGGATTTGGAGTTGGAGCTGCGCTCGCTGACGATAAGTATGGAGCAGTAGCAACTGGTTCCGATGGCTCGTATGGCTATGCCTATAACTACAACAGTAAAGATGCAGCGATCGATGCAGCACTTTCACAATGTGGTGACACCTGCACTACCAAAGTTTGGTTTGCGAATGCTTGTGGAGCAGTAGCAAAGGGTGGTGGAGCTACTGGATGGGCTTGGAATGCTAGTGAAACTGCGGCTAAAGATAATGCTGTTGCTAGTTGTTATGACTACGGTGGTTCTAGTTGTGAAGTAGTTGTTTGGGCCTGCACTGATCGCTAA
- the sufD gene encoding Fe-S cluster assembly protein SufD → MAIQVSGQLEDQAEFKGALSTRSKLAVNSEQFVAQVVGLRSDVATPDQDTSDFVGNLRQLASDRLASLSFPTTKDEEWKYTDVSALGSLTFANQPAITSRSANLEALIANNIAPESLGNCLVFVNGKYRKDLSDTSDVTEGLVIGTLESLGDRILPKLRSHLAQHPDANDFFASLNTACMEDVAIILAPKNLVVENPVQLLFISAPQSGEATLITQPRCLIIAESHSQLTFVQTFVGENNHLYFTNAVTEVWLAEGAQVNHTKVQRQGDEAIHINTTAIAQARNSVYKNQAISFGAKISRQNLIVHQMAEQTETSLTGLAFIDGEQLADTHSVISHNYPHGSSKQLHKCIADGRSHAVFNGKIQVAKLAQQTDSAQLSRNLLLSGKARVDTKPQLEIFADNVKCAHGATVSQLDAEEIFYLQSRAIDAESAAKLLTYAFATEAISEIPIVSIQRSLSSFVLEKTKS, encoded by the coding sequence ATGGCTATTCAAGTTTCTGGACAATTGGAAGATCAAGCGGAATTTAAGGGTGCGTTAAGTACGCGCAGTAAACTGGCTGTCAATAGTGAGCAGTTTGTCGCTCAGGTTGTGGGTTTACGCTCTGATGTTGCCACTCCCGATCAAGATACCAGCGATTTTGTGGGCAACCTGCGGCAGTTGGCTAGCGATCGCTTAGCAAGCCTATCTTTCCCCACCACTAAAGATGAAGAATGGAAATATACCGATGTTTCCGCTTTGGGGAGTTTGACTTTTGCCAATCAACCAGCGATCACTTCCCGTAGTGCTAATCTTGAAGCCTTAATCGCCAATAATATCGCGCCAGAATCTTTAGGTAATTGTCTGGTATTTGTGAATGGAAAGTATCGTAAGGACTTATCCGATACTAGCGATGTAACGGAAGGCTTGGTCATCGGGACATTAGAATCTCTAGGCGATCGCATTTTGCCAAAGTTGCGATCGCATCTCGCCCAGCATCCCGATGCTAATGATTTTTTTGCGAGTCTCAATACCGCTTGCATGGAAGATGTAGCAATCATTCTCGCACCGAAAAATTTGGTGGTAGAGAATCCTGTGCAATTGCTCTTTATCTCTGCTCCCCAATCAGGTGAAGCAACTTTAATCACCCAGCCTCGTTGTTTGATCATTGCGGAAAGCCATAGCCAATTGACCTTTGTGCAAACCTTTGTGGGTGAAAATAATCACCTCTATTTCACTAATGCGGTGACGGAAGTTTGGCTAGCGGAAGGCGCTCAGGTCAATCATACAAAGGTGCAAAGACAAGGCGATGAAGCGATTCATATCAACACTACTGCGATCGCTCAAGCTCGCAATAGTGTCTATAAGAACCAAGCGATTAGCTTTGGAGCAAAGATTTCTCGTCAAAATTTGATTGTGCATCAAATGGCGGAACAAACGGAAACTTCGCTCACAGGTTTAGCTTTTATTGATGGAGAACAGCTTGCTGATACCCATTCGGTAATCTCTCACAACTATCCGCATGGATCGAGCAAGCAACTGCATAAATGTATTGCCGATGGGCGTTCCCATGCGGTCTTTAATGGCAAGATTCAAGTCGCGAAGTTAGCCCAGCAGACTGATTCTGCACAGCTAAGTCGTAATCTGTTACTATCGGGCAAGGCGCGAGTAGATACTAAACCGCAGTTAGAAATTTTTGCGGATAATGTCAAATGCGCTCACGGTGCAACGGTTAGCCAATTGGATGCTGAAGAAATCTTCTATCTCCAAAGTCGGGCGATCGATGCCGAGAGTGCGGCAAAACTGCTGACCTATGCCTTTGCAACGGAAGCGATTTCTGAGATTCCTATCGTCTCAATCCAGCGATCGCTTAGTAGCTTTGTTTTAGAAAAAACGAAATCCTAA
- a CDS encoding PQQ-dependent sugar dehydrogenase, with product MNYQTKAIQTLRHPLSLVISAIALLTGSCTVPEPKLNEPIAAQPTTSAIATNNATNKAIDKKPTPTGFKKVTVVKDLERPWGMAWLPDGAILITERVGRVKILRNGLLEEIVIANIPNLFVSGQAGLMDISLHPDFEQNNWVYLTYSSGDFQSNHTSILRAKFDGKALVEPKVIFEVKPSKSGNQHFGSRIVWRPDQTMLVAIGDGGNPPLELNGELIRKQAQKLDSQLGKVLRLKDDGSIPSDNPFAKNTNANPAIWSYGHRNIQGLFADPLSQQVWSTEHGARGGDELNLIEAGKNYGWPVVSFSQEYIGGQISTETSRPDMVDPQLVWTPAIAPSGLMVYRGDRFPEWKGNLFAGGLVSKDVIRIKIEANKTAIQETIPIGQRVRDVRQGKDGFIYILTDEQAGQLIRLEPM from the coding sequence ATGAATTACCAGACAAAAGCGATTCAGACTTTACGTCATCCGTTGAGCCTCGTCATTAGCGCGATCGCTTTGCTCACAGGAAGTTGCACTGTCCCAGAACCTAAGCTGAATGAACCGATCGCGGCTCAACCAACCACATCAGCGATTGCCACTAATAATGCTACTAATAAAGCAATTGATAAAAAACCTACTCCGACTGGTTTCAAAAAAGTCACCGTAGTCAAAGATTTAGAAAGACCTTGGGGAATGGCTTGGTTGCCTGATGGCGCGATTCTGATTACTGAACGGGTTGGTCGAGTCAAAATTTTACGCAATGGATTACTAGAGGAAATTGTGATCGCGAATATCCCGAACCTATTTGTATCTGGACAAGCAGGTTTGATGGATATCTCGTTACATCCAGACTTTGAGCAAAATAACTGGGTTTATCTTACTTATTCTTCTGGAGATTTCCAATCTAACCACACTAGTATTTTACGAGCCAAGTTTGATGGAAAAGCTCTGGTGGAGCCGAAAGTGATTTTTGAGGTCAAACCATCCAAGTCTGGCAATCAGCATTTTGGTTCGCGCATCGTTTGGCGACCTGATCAAACCATGCTGGTGGCGATCGGTGATGGGGGGAATCCACCATTAGAGTTAAATGGTGAACTAATTCGCAAGCAAGCCCAAAAGCTAGATAGTCAACTTGGCAAAGTCCTTCGACTTAAAGATGATGGTTCCATTCCGTCTGACAATCCATTTGCAAAAAACACTAATGCTAATCCTGCAATTTGGAGCTACGGACATCGTAATATTCAAGGCTTGTTTGCCGATCCCTTATCGCAGCAAGTATGGTCAACAGAGCATGGTGCAAGGGGTGGGGATGAATTAAATCTCATCGAAGCTGGCAAAAACTACGGCTGGCCAGTTGTCAGCTTTAGTCAAGAATATATCGGTGGACAGATTTCCACCGAAACATCTCGTCCTGATATGGTCGATCCCCAATTGGTATGGACTCCTGCGATCGCACCATCTGGATTGATGGTATATCGTGGCGATCGCTTTCCAGAGTGGAAAGGCAATCTCTTTGCAGGAGGCTTGGTATCGAAAGATGTTATTCGCATCAAAATAGAGGCAAATAAAACAGCCATTCAAGAGACTATACCCATTGGGCAAAGGGTGCGTGATGTGCGGCAAGGAAAAGATGGATTTATTTATATTCTCACCGATGAACAAGCGGGACAACTAATCCGACTGGAGCCAATGTAA
- a CDS encoding DUF4189 domain-containing protein — protein sequence MKKYLGFIAATFLLAEGFGIGAAIAGSQYGAVATGPNGAYGWAYNFDSEEGAKQYALSACEGSCTEVVTFSNGCAAVAKGGGYFGWAAAADETTAKNNALGYCGNDSCAIQVWACTDH from the coding sequence ATGAAAAAGTATCTAGGATTTATTGCAGCCACTTTTCTTTTAGCTGAGGGATTCGGAATTGGAGCAGCGATCGCAGGCAGCCAATACGGAGCAGTCGCCACTGGGCCAAATGGGGCTTATGGCTGGGCTTATAACTTCGATAGTGAAGAGGGCGCAAAACAATACGCGCTTTCGGCTTGTGAAGGCAGTTGTACGGAAGTAGTTACTTTTAGTAATGGTTGTGCTGCTGTTGCTAAAGGTGGTGGCTACTTTGGATGGGCTGCCGCAGCAGACGAAACAACTGCTAAAAATAATGCTCTTGGTTATTGTGGCAATGATAGCTGTGCAATTCAGGTATGGGCTTGCACAGATCATTAG
- a CDS encoding NifU family protein yields MSLTLTKDNVENVLDELRPYLMSDGGNVELVEIEGPIVRLRLQGACGSCPSSAMTLRMGIERKLKEEIPDIAEIEQVF; encoded by the coding sequence ATGAGTTTGACTTTAACTAAAGATAATGTTGAGAATGTTCTTGATGAACTGCGTCCCTATTTGATGTCTGATGGTGGCAATGTGGAACTTGTCGAAATCGAAGGACCAATTGTGAGATTGCGTTTACAAGGTGCTTGTGGTTCCTGTCCTAGTTCAGCAATGACTCTCAGAATGGGGATTGAGCGCAAATTAAAAGAAGAAATTCCCGATATTGCTGAAATTGAACAGGTTTTTTAA